In a single window of the Nitrospirota bacterium genome:
- a CDS encoding menaquinone biosynthesis decarboxylase: protein MAYRDIRDFIGLLKKKGLIKYIKAEVDPELEITEINDRFVKNGGEALFFENCKGAQFPCVVNLFGTFERMCLALEVDKLDDIGVEILEFLEPEIPTNLISKLRALPKLKRLADFLPKYVKTGHCKDVITKENPSLSIFPILKTWPSDGGRFITLPLVFTKDPETGERNCGMYRMHVYDEHTTGMHWHMHKDGARHYRKAEKLGKPLEVAVAIGADPAVMYSATAPLPEGIDEMLFAGFLRKSAVELVKCETVELEVPANAEIVLEGYVNPFERRTEGPFGDHTGYYSMKDDFPVFHITCITHRKDAIYPATIVGKPPMEDCFIAKATERIFLPLLRKQLPEVVDMNLPLEGVFHNIALVSIDKRYPGHARRIMYALWGMGQMSFTKMIVIVDKWVDVQNTSEVVWRIGNNVDPKRDVVILEGPLDVLEHASPITAYGGKMGIDATKKLPSEGFHREWPPDIVMDEKIIKLVTEKWKEYGF, encoded by the coding sequence ATGGCATACAGAGATATCAGAGACTTTATAGGGTTATTAAAGAAGAAGGGGCTTATTAAGTATATTAAAGCAGAGGTTGACCCTGAGCTTGAAATTACTGAGATTAACGACAGGTTTGTCAAAAACGGCGGAGAGGCTCTTTTTTTTGAAAACTGCAAGGGAGCGCAATTTCCATGCGTTGTCAATCTCTTTGGCACTTTTGAAAGGATGTGTCTGGCTCTTGAGGTGGATAAATTAGATGATATCGGAGTGGAGATTCTTGAGTTTTTAGAGCCTGAGATACCGACAAATCTGATATCCAAACTGAGGGCGCTTCCTAAGTTAAAGCGCCTTGCGGATTTTTTACCCAAATATGTTAAAACAGGACACTGTAAGGATGTTATAACAAAAGAAAATCCATCATTAAGTATATTTCCGATTCTTAAAACGTGGCCTTCAGACGGAGGCCGCTTTATAACCCTTCCATTGGTCTTTACAAAAGACCCTGAAACCGGCGAGCGCAACTGCGGCATGTACCGTATGCATGTTTACGATGAGCACACAACCGGCATGCACTGGCATATGCACAAAGACGGGGCACGGCACTACAGAAAAGCAGAGAAACTGGGCAAGCCGCTTGAGGTGGCAGTAGCAATAGGGGCAGACCCGGCAGTGATGTACTCCGCTACAGCGCCACTTCCGGAGGGAATTGACGAGATGCTCTTTGCCGGATTTTTACGAAAATCAGCCGTTGAGCTTGTCAAGTGTGAAACCGTGGAGCTGGAGGTTCCGGCAAATGCGGAAATTGTCCTTGAGGGATACGTGAACCCGTTTGAAAGAAGGACTGAAGGGCCCTTTGGCGACCACACCGGTTACTATTCTATGAAAGATGATTTCCCCGTATTTCATATAACCTGTATCACACACCGGAAAGACGCCATATATCCTGCCACCATAGTGGGTAAGCCTCCGATGGAGGACTGCTTTATAGCAAAGGCTACGGAGCGGATTTTCCTGCCGCTACTCAGAAAGCAGCTGCCAGAGGTGGTTGACATGAATTTGCCGCTTGAGGGAGTGTTTCATAACATTGCATTAGTCTCTATAGATAAACGTTACCCGGGTCATGCCAGAAGGATTATGTATGCTCTTTGGGGAATGGGGCAGATGAGTTTCACTAAAATGATAGTGATTGTTGATAAGTGGGTGGATGTGCAAAACACATCGGAGGTTGTCTGGAGAATTGGCAACAATGTGGATCCAAAACGGGATGTTGTTATCCTTGAGGGGCCGTTAGATGTGCTTGAACATGCCTCTCCTATAACCGCTTACGGCGGAAAGATGGGGATTGACGCCACAAAAAAACTTCCCTCAGAGGGGTTTCACAGAGAGTGGCCGCCTGACATTGTTATGGATGAAAAAATCATAAAGTTAGTTACTGAAAAGTGGAAAGAGTACGGTTTTTAA